In Oncorhynchus kisutch isolate 150728-3 linkage group LG7, Okis_V2, whole genome shotgun sequence, one DNA window encodes the following:
- the LOC109894707 gene encoding echinoderm microtubule-associated protein-like 1 isoform X4: protein MSDCGCEGLPMDDSASAASSMEVTDRIASLEQRVQMQEDEIQLLKSALADVVRRLSISEEQNAMTNRRGPTKARPMMAALPLRPMVNNGTVLPKKSGGTLPSLSSSRKDAAATVTKSTVRRTNSNETMSTLTRKDSGDSKSNRTRAGSTGSNSSGKRASESKLKEPVFNTGMRRVTHCKEEGYVKMYLKGRPITMYMAKDLVETYCLEAKSDLPNKKLKLDWVYGYRGRDCRSNLYLLPTGETVYFIASVVVLYNVDEQLQRHYTGHTDDIKCLAVHPDKITIATGQVAGTSSDGKQLAPHVRVWDSVSLNTLHVLGTGFFDRALVCLAFSKSNGGNTLCVVDDSNDHVLSVWDWQREERLADVKCSNEGVFAADFHPTDTNIIVTCGKSHLYFWTLERGTLVKKQGLFEKQEKPKFVLSVTFSENGDTITGDSSGNILVWGKGTNRISHAIQGAHDGSIFALCMLRSGTLVSGGKDRKLISWDGSYQQIQSVEVPELFGPVRTVAEGKGESVLIGTTRNYVLQGSLYGEFTPITQGHTDELWGLAVHPWKPHFLTCGHDKHVSLWDSSSHQPVWTKTMEDAAQSAGFHPSGAVVAIGTQTGRWLVLDTDSKDLVTVHTDGNEQLSVIRFAPDGNFLAIGSHDNYIYIYVVGESGRKYSRLGKCSGHSSFITHLDWSVDSQYLVSNSGDYEILYWIPSVCKQVVSVETTRDIPWATSTCTLGFQVFGLWPDGSDGTDINAVSRSNEKQLLVTGDDFGKVCLFSYPCCQFRAPSHVYGGHSSHVTNVNFLFDDSCLVSTGGKDMSVMQWRIV, encoded by the exons CCAGACCCATGATGGCTGCCCTCCCTCTAAGGCCCATGGTCAACAACGGCACTGTTCTACCAAAGAAAAGTGGCGGCACGCTACCGTCCCTCTCCAGCTCCAGGAAGGATGCTGCTGCAACAGTAACCAAGAG CACTGTGAGGAGAACCAACTCCAACGAAACGATGAGCACGCTGACGCGCAAAGACAGCGGAGACTCCAAGAGCAACCGCACCCGTGCCGGCTCCACCGGGAGCAACTCCAGTGGCAAGAGAGCCAGCGAAAG CAAACTGAAGGAGCCCGTTTTCAATACAG GGATGCGACGAGTGACACACTGCAAAG AGGAAGGAtatgtgaaaatgtatttgaagGGACGGCCCATCACCATGTACATGGCTAAAGACCTTGTTGAGACCTACTGCCTGGAAGCCAAATCGGACCTGCCAAACAAGAAGCTCAAGCTGGACTGGGT TTATGGGTACAGGGGGCGTGACTGTCGCTCTAACCTGTACCTGTTACCCACGGGAGAGACGGTGTACTTCATtgcttctgtggtggttctctacAACGTGGACGAGCAGCTCCAGAGACACTACACCGGCCACACGGACGACATCAAGTG CCTGGCTGTCCATCCTGATAAAATCACCATAGCAACGGGACAGGTGGCAGGCACCTCTTCCGATGGCAAA cAGTTGGCTCCTCATGTGCGGGTTTGGGACTCAGTGAGTCTCAACACCCTCCACGTTCTGGGAACAGGCTTCTTTGACCGTGCCCTGGTTTGCCTCGCCTTCTCAAAATCG AACGGAGGCAACACACTGTGTGTAGTAGACGACTCCAACGACCATGTACTCTCCGTGTGGGactggcagagagaggagagactggctgACGTcaag TGTTCCAACGAGGGAGTGTTCGCTGCCGACTTCCACCCCACCGACACCAACATCATAGTCACGTGTGGGAAGTCCCACCTCTACTTCTGGACTCTGGAGAGGGGCACCCTTGTCAAGAAGCAAGGCTTGTTTGAG AAACAAGAGAAGCCCAAGTTCGTCTTGAGTGTGACTTTTTCAGAAAATGGAGACACCATAACTGGAGACTCAAGTGGAAATATACTGGTGTGGGGGAAAG GCACTAATCGAATTAGCCACGCCATTCAGGGCGCACACGATGGGAGCATCTTTGCGCTGTGTATGTTGAGGAGTGGCACACTGGTGTCAGGGGGAAAAGATCGGAAACTCATCTCTTGGGATGGGAGCTACCAGCAGATACAATCGGTTGAG GTTCCTGAATTATTTGGTCCTGTCCGGACTGTTGCCGAGGGCAAAGGGGAGAGTGTACTTATTGGGACCACCAGGAACTATGTTCTACAAGGCAGTTTATATGGCGAATTTACCCCCATCACTCAA GGTCACACAGATGAGCTGTGGGGGTTGGCCGTGCACCCCTGGAAGCCCCACTTCCTCACCTGTGGTCACGACAAGCACGTCAGCCTGTGGGACTCCTCCTCACATCAGCCTGTCTGGACCAAGACTATGGAg GACGCGGCCCAGTCTGCTGGATTCCATCCCTCTGGAGCAGTGGTTGCTATAGGAACGCAGACCGGCAG GTGGCTGGTGCTGGATACCGACTCTAAGGATCTAGTCACAGTGCACACAGATGGGAATGAACAGCTGTCTGTTATCCGCTTTGCACCGG ATGGTAATTTCCTGGCGATCGGCTCTCACGATAACTACATCTATATCTACGTAGTGGGGGAGAGTGGCAGGAAGTACAGCAGATTGGGAAAGTGCTCG ggtcacTCCAGCTTCATCACCCATCTAGACTGGTCAGTGGACTCTCAGTACCTGGTGTCCAACTCAGGAGACTATGAGATACTCTATT GGATCCCGTCTGTGTGTAAACAGGTGGTGAGTGTGGAGACCACGCGGGACATCCCCTGGGCCACCTCTACCTGCACCCTGGGCTTCCAAGTCTTTG GGTTATGGCCTGATGGCTCTGACGGGACTGACATCAACGCAGTCTCCAGATCTAATGAGAAGCAGCTGCTTGTCACAGGAGACGATTTTGGAAAAGTCTGCCTTTTCTCATACCCCTGCTGTCAATTCCGg GCTCCCAGTCATGTCTATGGCGGACACAGCAGTCATGTGACCAATGTGAACTTCCTGTTTGACGACAGTTGCCTGGTTTCCACCGGGGGCAAGGACATGAGCGTCATGCAGTGGCGAATAGTGTGA
- the LOC109894707 gene encoding echinoderm microtubule-associated protein-like 1 isoform X5 has protein sequence MSDCGCEGLPMDDSASAASSMEVTDRIASLEQRVQMQEDEIQLLKSALADVVRRLSISEEQNAMTNRRGPTKARPMMAALPLRPMVNNGTVLPKKSGGTLPSLSSSRKDAAATVTKSTVRRTNSNETMSTLTRKDSGDSKSNRTRAGSTGSNSSGKRASESKLKEPVFNTEEGYVKMYLKGRPITMYMAKDLVETYCLEAKSDLPNKKLKLDWVYGYRGRDCRSNLYLLPTGETVYFIASVVVLYNVDEQLQRHYTGHTDDIKCLAVHPDKITIATGQVAGTSSDGKQLAPHVRVWDSVSLNTLHVLGTGFFDRALVCLAFSKSNGGNTLCVVDDSNDHVLSVWDWQREERLADVKCSNEGVFAADFHPTDTNIIVTCGKSHLYFWTLERGTLVKKQGLFEKQEKPKFVLSVTFSENGDTITGDSSGNILVWGKGTNRISHAIQGAHDGSIFALCMLRSGTLVSGGKDRKLISWDGSYQQIQSVEVPELFGPVRTVAEGKGESVLIGTTRNYVLQGSLYGEFTPITQGHTDELWGLAVHPWKPHFLTCGHDKHVSLWDSSSHQPVWTKTMEDAAQSAGFHPSGAVVAIGTQTGRWLVLDTDSKDLVTVHTDGNEQLSVIRFAPDGNFLAIGSHDNYIYIYVVGESGRKYSRLGKCSGHSSFITHLDWSVDSQYLVSNSGDYEILYWIPSVCKQVVSVETTRDIPWATSTCTLGFQVFGLWPDGSDGTDINAVSRSNEKQLLVTGDDFGKVCLFSYPCCQFRAPSHVYGGHSSHVTNVNFLFDDSCLVSTGGKDMSVMQWRIV, from the exons CCAGACCCATGATGGCTGCCCTCCCTCTAAGGCCCATGGTCAACAACGGCACTGTTCTACCAAAGAAAAGTGGCGGCACGCTACCGTCCCTCTCCAGCTCCAGGAAGGATGCTGCTGCAACAGTAACCAAGAG CACTGTGAGGAGAACCAACTCCAACGAAACGATGAGCACGCTGACGCGCAAAGACAGCGGAGACTCCAAGAGCAACCGCACCCGTGCCGGCTCCACCGGGAGCAACTCCAGTGGCAAGAGAGCCAGCGAAAG CAAACTGAAGGAGCCCGTTTTCAATACAG AGGAAGGAtatgtgaaaatgtatttgaagGGACGGCCCATCACCATGTACATGGCTAAAGACCTTGTTGAGACCTACTGCCTGGAAGCCAAATCGGACCTGCCAAACAAGAAGCTCAAGCTGGACTGGGT TTATGGGTACAGGGGGCGTGACTGTCGCTCTAACCTGTACCTGTTACCCACGGGAGAGACGGTGTACTTCATtgcttctgtggtggttctctacAACGTGGACGAGCAGCTCCAGAGACACTACACCGGCCACACGGACGACATCAAGTG CCTGGCTGTCCATCCTGATAAAATCACCATAGCAACGGGACAGGTGGCAGGCACCTCTTCCGATGGCAAA cAGTTGGCTCCTCATGTGCGGGTTTGGGACTCAGTGAGTCTCAACACCCTCCACGTTCTGGGAACAGGCTTCTTTGACCGTGCCCTGGTTTGCCTCGCCTTCTCAAAATCG AACGGAGGCAACACACTGTGTGTAGTAGACGACTCCAACGACCATGTACTCTCCGTGTGGGactggcagagagaggagagactggctgACGTcaag TGTTCCAACGAGGGAGTGTTCGCTGCCGACTTCCACCCCACCGACACCAACATCATAGTCACGTGTGGGAAGTCCCACCTCTACTTCTGGACTCTGGAGAGGGGCACCCTTGTCAAGAAGCAAGGCTTGTTTGAG AAACAAGAGAAGCCCAAGTTCGTCTTGAGTGTGACTTTTTCAGAAAATGGAGACACCATAACTGGAGACTCAAGTGGAAATATACTGGTGTGGGGGAAAG GCACTAATCGAATTAGCCACGCCATTCAGGGCGCACACGATGGGAGCATCTTTGCGCTGTGTATGTTGAGGAGTGGCACACTGGTGTCAGGGGGAAAAGATCGGAAACTCATCTCTTGGGATGGGAGCTACCAGCAGATACAATCGGTTGAG GTTCCTGAATTATTTGGTCCTGTCCGGACTGTTGCCGAGGGCAAAGGGGAGAGTGTACTTATTGGGACCACCAGGAACTATGTTCTACAAGGCAGTTTATATGGCGAATTTACCCCCATCACTCAA GGTCACACAGATGAGCTGTGGGGGTTGGCCGTGCACCCCTGGAAGCCCCACTTCCTCACCTGTGGTCACGACAAGCACGTCAGCCTGTGGGACTCCTCCTCACATCAGCCTGTCTGGACCAAGACTATGGAg GACGCGGCCCAGTCTGCTGGATTCCATCCCTCTGGAGCAGTGGTTGCTATAGGAACGCAGACCGGCAG GTGGCTGGTGCTGGATACCGACTCTAAGGATCTAGTCACAGTGCACACAGATGGGAATGAACAGCTGTCTGTTATCCGCTTTGCACCGG ATGGTAATTTCCTGGCGATCGGCTCTCACGATAACTACATCTATATCTACGTAGTGGGGGAGAGTGGCAGGAAGTACAGCAGATTGGGAAAGTGCTCG ggtcacTCCAGCTTCATCACCCATCTAGACTGGTCAGTGGACTCTCAGTACCTGGTGTCCAACTCAGGAGACTATGAGATACTCTATT GGATCCCGTCTGTGTGTAAACAGGTGGTGAGTGTGGAGACCACGCGGGACATCCCCTGGGCCACCTCTACCTGCACCCTGGGCTTCCAAGTCTTTG GGTTATGGCCTGATGGCTCTGACGGGACTGACATCAACGCAGTCTCCAGATCTAATGAGAAGCAGCTGCTTGTCACAGGAGACGATTTTGGAAAAGTCTGCCTTTTCTCATACCCCTGCTGTCAATTCCGg GCTCCCAGTCATGTCTATGGCGGACACAGCAGTCATGTGACCAATGTGAACTTCCTGTTTGACGACAGTTGCCTGGTTTCCACCGGGGGCAAGGACATGAGCGTCATGCAGTGGCGAATAGTGTGA